The Alicyclobacillus macrosporangiidus CPP55 genome segment TCTTGGAGTGATGGTAAAGGTTTGGTGGGGATATGCATTCACAATCTCAAGGACCGTGATGGAAAACAGGCCAAAAAAGGAAGAAATCCGTTCGACAATTTCACCTTAAATGGAGAGCCACTGTCTGACATAGTAAAACTGTATGATCCGCCATACAGTAAAAGCGAAGATGTGTACAAGTACATAAAGAAACATATTTCAGATTGGGTTGAGGAAGCGTGAAATGGACATGAGGTATTAGGGGTCGCTCGTTCAACTGCCAACATAGAAACTCTGCGTAGCATTGGAGCCCAACCGACAGAAGTTAATCTTTTTGATGTCAATTCTTTAAAAACCGCCTTGGCTGGTTGTGATGCTATCCTCCATTTAGCAACAAAAATCCCCCCCAGTTCTAAGGTTCGTAATCCGGCGAGTTGGGTTGAGAATGATCATCATCTACGCCGAGACGTAACCAGGAATTTAGTTGATGCAGCGATTGAAGCGGGAGTTGGCTCCATTGGACAGATGCTCCCGATATTGAGCTCTTTCGCATTCTTTCTACGGCCTTTGCTCTGGCCCATAAATTGCCATCGGTCGTCGGGCTGTCAAGGGTCGCTGACGCTGGACCTTCGGTCCCCCGGTTGACAGCTCCGCCTCCCTCTGGCTTGGGGTTGTTAGGGGCAGAGGCTCACGATCGCACGGAGCGTGCGTCACACTCTTACAGGGCGCCTTGGTCAACTTAGGGGCACGTTAGGGGAGAAATAAACACCCGTGTTTGTGGAGTGTCAGCTAACAAGCCAGCGCCGTGAAAACGACCGGAAATAAATCAAAAACAAAACAAAAAAGGAAATCCATCGGTAGAGAGATTTCATATCAGACTCGCATGAACATCTATTATTTTCAGCTAATTTAACTTAGTGATGACAATTGAAGCATTTACGTTTGTTTGTGTACCTCCGGCCAAAGTCTGAAGCGTTACTGCTGCAGCAGAAGTATGGTTCCGAAGGGTAAGAACGTCGCCAGCTGCTATGGCGATTATAGCCTGCCCGTTGTTCTGCTGAGTTCCGGCACCTGATCCATATACGGTTCCCGCAACAGGAGCACCATTTAAAAATAGTGCGAATTGGTTGGGTTCTACACCCGACACTGAAAAAGTAACTTCATAGTCTCCTGGAACGGTAAATACAATCTGAGACGTTCCGGGAGCATGCGTAATTCCGGGTGTAAGAATACCATTTGTATCAAAAGTGACGTCAGCTTCTAAGGGTACCACTTGGGCACCTACATTGTAAATGTACCCAAATTCGGATAACCCACCTGCTGCTCCAGTAGCCCCAGTTGCACCTGTCGGTCCTGTCGGTCCCGTCGGTCCTGTCGGTCCCGTCGGTCCTGTCGGTCCCGTCGGTCCTGTCGGTCCCGTCGGTCCTGTCGGTCCCGTCGGTCCTGCTGGTCCAGTGGCTCCCGTCGGTCCTGTCGGTCCCGCCGGCCCTGCTGGTCCAGTG includes the following:
- a CDS encoding TIR domain-containing protein codes for the protein MATESVSFRTTNTVNLWPLYVGCNTIEKWINDQMFGRSCTVVLVGERTAERPWIKYEIKKSWSDGKGLVGICIHNLKDRDGKQAKKGRNPFDNFTLNGEPLSDIVKLYDPPYSKSEDVYKYIKKHISDWVEEA